The genomic region TGCATCGCCGCTTGGGGAGATGCATAGCCAGGACCGCAGCAAGCATGATTAGTCATTGGTCATTGGTCATTGGTCATTGGTCATTGGTTAAGTGCGAATATGATATGTCATATTTCTACAGTTAACCGTCTACTAATAACAAAACTAGCATTAATTGCTAGGAATACCGTAATATTTGGAATTTTTTACAGATGGTTGGCTATACAATACTTAATAATCTAGGCGAGTTTACTTCACAGTTTGTAACTTTAATTGACAGAACGTAGGGAGTGTGGTTTAGGATGTAACTAACCAGATTAAATAAGTCAGCCTAATCCAATAATAATTGGAGCGGAGGAACCGAATTCTGGGGCTTATCTCTGAGACAAACAGAGAAGGACATCTCTCAGTCCTAGCCCGTCAGCTAACTTCGTAGGCGTTGAGAGGAGACTGTAAAGATCGAAGATTTTCTAGATCGCCTTCAGTGTCCTTGGCTGGTTTAAACCCGCTACGTTTTACCTGTACTTGGCGCTGAGAAGGTTATTCCTGATGGCAGCCAGATGTAGGGAAGCTAGCCTATTAAGGAGAAATACCATGTTAAGAATTGGGGATTTCGTGCAACACAAGCAAGCAGATCTGACTGGTGTTGTCATCGGTTACGGACATCAGATAAATGATGACATTTATTTGCCAACATTAGTGGTACATTTAGATCGAAGCAAAAGTTTCAGCCGCAAAGGTATTATGGAAGATCTGTCTTCCAAGTGGTTGCCTGTGGAAACAAGAATGCATACTCATGCTGCTTAGAGCTGAAAACTAGATTTTTGTTTCTGAGATTTTCGTGTCTGTTGTATTTTCCTGAGTTGTGAAGTGTAGGACTACCTGAGTCTGAATTGTCAGATTCAGGTTTTTTTTGCTCATACCGGATCGCATCGGATTTCTACCATAAATCCATCTGGATCGTAGCAGTAAACGCCTCTACCTGTAGGGCGGCTGACAGGACCGTGGGCGATCGCAATTTGATGATCTCGCAATACTTCCACGGCGCGATCGAACAATTGCGGATCGATATCAAAGGCAAGATGATAGGCACGGGTAAAACTACGTTCGGGATCGGGATCTGGTGGTGTTAACTCCGGTTCCCAGAATAAATCCAACACCGTTCCATCTGGGGTGACAAAGTTAGCGACTTTGCCTTGCGCTACCAAGTCTATCAAAGTAGAGGGGATCTCATCGCCTGTCAGTTCGTGCAAACCCAAAATATGACTGTAAAAGTGGCGCGATGCTTGCATGTCTTTGACGTTCAAGGCGATGTGGTGGACTCGCCGCAGGTTGCCAGGTGCAAGGGTACTGGGAGTAGTCATGATAAAGTCAGTCCTCGTAGGGGCGGGTTTTTGAAGATCCCTATACTAGAATAAATAATTTTGCGGTTAAACCCGCCCGTACAGAAGTCGGAAGTTAGGAGCGAAAAACAAATATGGATATGCTGCATATTTTACCGTATGCATAATTTTGTAGGATGCGTTAATTAATGCACTTTACAGGCTCCGATACTCTGGTTTCACGTCAGAGAAAATTATCATTGAGGTTTACCACAGTTTTGCAAGTAGTTATCAAAGTGATTTGATACTGTTTTGAGCGAAGCATTTTCATCTAAATAACGTACTTGAAAATTAATAACTACAACATCACCCGAATCATATCCAAAAATGCGATCCAGAAAATTTGTAGGAGGAACTTCATAAGGACCGCCAGGATTGACGGAACAGCATTCTGGGTACGATGCTATATGTTCATCGAAGCTTTTATACTTGATGTGAGCAAGATTATATCCGTCGAAGCTTTTATCCTTGATGTGCTTGGAATCTGGGGGATTGTCCAGAGGTAATGTATCTCGGCTATTTTGGTAATCGAATACTGCTCTAATTTTTTCTTCATTACTTAGGTAACGCATTTCTGCAAAACAGAAGCCAGAATAATTTAAACCAAAATAACCAAAAAGAATTAGCAGCACGCTACCAATAAATAAAAAATTTTTCAAGATAAGCCCTCGATGCTTGTGAACCTTTATTATTTTCACTATTTTTGGTCGATAGATAAGATTTTTTTAGCCTAATGTTGTAGGGCTAATTTTGCAGTAGTAGGGTGCGTTAATTAACGCACCCATTGCCTTACTTTGTTTTTTGCAGAGAGTTAACATTGAAAGCCAAAGCAGAAATAATTAGTAACATACCTACAGATTCCGTAAGTCCTGGTTGTTCTCCTAGTTGCAGCCAAGCTGTCAATACTCCCACGACAGGATTCATCAACATACCCAATCCTGCCGTACTTGCAGATAGATGATTTAATATATACAGCCAAAGCACCATTGCGATCGCCGTACCTGGAATCACATTGTAAACTAGCGCCACCACAAATTCAGTAGACCAAACAATTGGTTGAGAAGGAACTAGGAAAACAACGAAAAGCAACGGTATAGCACCAAAAAGAGTTTGCCAAGCTGTCAGCGATAACAGATCTAGATTATGTTTTTGTTGCAATTTCTTGGCGACAATGACCCCACCAGCCCAACATATCCCCGCAAGAACGGCTAATACTTTACTAAAAACTGTCCCATCCAGCTGCTGGGGTTCTAAAATCAGTAGCAAACCCGCAAAACTAAGGGCGATCGCGATCCATTGTATTGTTCTGACTCGCTCTTTTAACAGCACCCAGGCTAGAATTAGCGTCCAAAAAGGCATCGTGTAAACTAAAACTGCCGTTTTCCCTGCCCCACCACTCACTAAAGCCCAAGTTGCTAACCCATACAATCCACTCGTCTGCAACAACCCCAATAGAAAAGTACCCCCAACCACTTGAGGGAACAACGGTTTTTTCAACCACGCCATCACGAGAAATAAACTCAAGGCTCCGAGGACTATCCGCAGAATTGCAAATGTAAATGGTGGCGAATATTCCACTGCTACTTTCATTTGTACCCAGTTATAACCCCAAATCAGAGCTAGGGCAAACAAGCCAAAAATCGCATTCTGGGTAGATGACTGAAATCGAGATTTAAGCCTCTGCAAAAGTCTTCAAGAGGATTCTATCGGGTTTACTCTGCCAGTGTAACAAGGTGAAATCCATTAGGAAACTTTGACAATAGAACTCCCAAACTCAACCAGTCCGCAAACCGATTTCAGCTACATCTAAACCGATTTCAGCTACATCTACTACAACTGCTTGTTTCAGGGCATCAGTTCGATCCAGAAATAGGTTATCGTATGGGACTAAATTGAGAATGCCAAGACTCTCTAAAAGATGCTTGACTTTACCAACTGCCCCCACGATAAATACTTGAGAACCTTTTGCCTGAGAATCTTTAATGGCAGCTTCGATTACCAGTGCCGCAGTTTCATCTAGATAAGGAACATCGCTCAGATCCATCACTAAGGTATCGCAACGCTTGATAGATAAATGTTCGCGGGCGATCGTTTTTGCCACTCCAAACAGCATTGGTCCCCCCATGTAAAACAAAGACACTCGCCCATCAGCTAAATTGAGCAACTCTTTCTCTTCCAAATTGAGCGGGACGGAATCATCTGCACCACAAACTGCTTTGATTCTTTGAGCTTGTAAATGGCTCAATTGCTCAATTGTCAGCAAGTTAGCAATAAACATTCCTACCCCAGCTGCAACCATAAGATCGAGGAAAACTGTCATCAGCAGTACGCCGTACATGATTAAGGTTGATTTCCAAGAAACCTTATGCGCTCGTTTCAAGAAATTCCAATCGAGCATTTCAATTCCAACCGCGAAAGCAATTCCAGCTAAGACTGCCATTGGAATGTTTTCCGCCAAGTCAGCCAGCCATAACACTACGACCAACATCAGCACCGCACGGAGCAAGCCAGCCAAAGCAGTTCTTGCCCCAACTTGAACATTAATTACCGTTCCCATCGTCGCACCAGAACCAGGCAGTCCACCGCACAAACCAGCAACCAGATTTCCTACTCCCTGACCGACTAACTCCCGGTCTTCCTGAGTCTGGGTACGGGTCATACTGTCAGCAATGACTGAAGTGAGCAAGGCATCAATAGAACCCAACATCCCTAGCATGGCTGCATCAACGAACATCTGTACGGTTTGAGCCGGAGTAAAAGTAGGTAGATACAGGGTAGGTAGTCCCGATGGAATCTCGCCAATCCTTCTCAAATCCATGTTTTGCAGCAAGGTGAAGGAAATAATTGTGCCGATGACTAATGCTGCTAGTTGTGGGGGTATAAAGTGCTTGATTCTATGCGGTAAGAAAAAAATAACTACCATTGTCAGAGCTGCTAGACCAGTTTCGGCAGGGTTGAGGTTTGATAGCAGATAGGGTAGATTTTGTAACGTTCCTATCAAACCCCCTTTGGGAGCTTCATGTCCTAGAAATGGCGGAATTTGCAAAATAATTAGGATCGCCCCAATTCCAGACATAAAACCTGAAACAACGCTATAGGGCATGAGGATAATATATTTACCCAACCGGAAGACACCAAAGAGAATTTGAAAAACTCCCGATAGCATCACTACCGTAAACGCCATTGCCAAACCGTCCTCAGGATTCCTAGCAATCATTGCGCTAATAATTGCCGTCATAAATACGGTTGTCGGTCCGGTTGGTTCGGAAATTTGTGTGGGTGTGCCACCAAACAGAGATGCAAAAAAGCCAACACAAATTGAGCCATAAAGCCCTGCAACTGGTCCTAGACCAGATGCAACCCCGAACGCTAAAGCTATTGGTAATGAAACAATTGCATTGGTGACTCCACCAAAAATATCACCACGTAAGTTTCTGAAATGAATCCTATTTGTTAGCTGTAAGTTTCTGAAACGAATCTTATTTGTTAGCTGCATTGGTTTTTCATCTCTTCAGACAAAGACTATTGATGTCATTCTTTATGGGGAATAAGTTTCTAATATGATCCCTATTTATCAACTGTATGAATTTTGCTTTTAGAGATAGAGGAATGACACTCTTATCATTCCTTATATCATCAAGTAATAGACTAACAAAATGAATTTATATTTCTTTAATTTACCAATTTTTTTTAATAGCAACGTTGCCTTTTAGCAACATATGAATAAGTTTTTAAAATAGATTTCATTGAGAAATAGTATTGAATTTTAGTAAAGTCAAAAGTCAAAAGCTAAAAGTCAAAATTATTTTTATACGGGGATAAAGCTTATGGCAGAAGGAAAGCCTTTTTTCAGAGAGAGTGACAAGCTGCTTTGATGTCCACTTATGCTTCAAGTGCAATTTACAATATATTATTTCCGATGCAATTGAGACAATTTACTCGATTTATCTCATCCGTATCACTTTATACTAAATTAAGTGCAAAAGTATGATTCTGTTTCGCGCAAAGACGCAAAGAAGATCGCTAAAAATATTTCTCTTAAATATCTAATTTGCTACCAGGAACCCCATGAATTTTTAAGGCATCGCTGAGGGTAGGACAATAATTAGGTAAGCCGAAGCTGCTAGGATTGACAATATTTTATAAGTAAAATAGCGATATTGCAAACAAAATCTATCCCAGTCTGCCATTTGAATGCGGAATAAAACTATAAATAAATTAGTCAAAGATGGATACAGAGGAATGCGAAAATAAATCTTTTTATTTAGATAAGTACAAATTTCTTCTATAACCTGGTTAGCGGTTAATAGCTCTTGTCCGAGAACGTAGTGAATTGGTAGTTGGTAATTGGTAATTGGTAATTGGTAATTAGTCGCTGCTTCCTTGTCCCTTTGTCCTTCTTCCCTGCTCCCTGCTCCCTGCTCCCTGCTCCCTTTAATCAAATATTTGACGACTTGAGCAACATCTCGTCCGTGGATAAAATGACAGCTGCCTTCTGTTTTGAAGAAACGGGCGATGTTAATCCACTTAGCAACATCGGGTAAGCCAGCACTAAGATGAGAATATGGTTTTGGGCATCGCCTCCCAAGACTAAAGTGGGAAATAGAACGGTAATTTTAAGGGCGATCGCTAATTCTGGTAATCTACTTAAAGTTTCATATTTAGAACGAATATAATCTATGCCAAGTGTTCCTGCTTCTTTTAATAAGTTATTTTGACGATCCAAAACGCTAGCTGTAGAAAAGTAAATGACCTGCTGGCATTTTTCTGGATCGAGTAGATTTAATAGTTGAATTGTTTTATTAACATTAATTTCAAAAGTATCTTCGCCACCCCAAACAGTAGCTACTAATACAGCAATATCAATTGTTTTGAGTAAATCAGCAAACTGTTCGATATTAGCTAAATCGCCCTGTAATACTTTTACACCAGGGCGAGTAATATCTACTTGTAGTTTCTGAGGATTCCTAACTAGTAAATATAGTTCATAGTCAGTTTCTTGAATTAAAATTTCAGAAATATAATGACCGATACAACCGCTAGCGCCAGTAATTAATATCCGCATAGCGAGGAGTGAGGGGTGAGGAGTGAGGAGTGAGGGAAAAATGGGAATACTTTATACATAAGTAGATAGAGAAATCATGAAATGCAAATCAATAGTTATCGCGATTTAAAAGTCTGGCAAGCGGGAATGAATTTAGTTTTTGAGGTTTATCGGATAACGCAGAAATTTCCCAAGTATGAGGTTTACGGGTTGTCTAGTCCAGTTCAGCGTGCAGCAGTGTCTATTCCTTCTAACATAGCGGAAGGGCATACAAGAGAATCTACAAAAGAATACCTACAATCTCTCTCAATTGCTTTAGGTTCCTTAGCTGAATTAGAGACGCAGTTAATGCTGGCACAAAGGTTATTGTACATAGAAGTAGAAGATTTAGAGTTAGCCCTTAGTAAAACTGACTCAATCAGTAGAGTGCTTCGAGGCTTACAGAAATCTCTAAAGGCAAAACTCTAATTCCCTCACTCCTCACTCCTCGCTCCTAGTAACTAATCTGCTTAGCAGTTTCAAAGAAGAATCTTACATTCTCCTCTGGAGTGTCGGGTAAGACTCCATGACCCAGATTGAGAATATGCCCTCTCGTACCTGCTTTTTTCACCGTATCGTAAATGCGATCGCGGATAAATTCATGAGAACCAAATAACACGCCAGGATCGAGATTTCCTTGCACGCCAATTTTATTCCCCAGTCTCGCCCGTGCGTCTGCCATGTCTACAGTCCAGTCTACGCTGATCAAGTCTGCACCACTACGCGCCATCCTTTCTAATAAACCCGCGCTTTCAGCGACTAAAAGAATCAGGGGTGTATCTGGATGAGTTTGTTTGACTTGTTGGAATACGCGCTGTTGATAGGGTAGAGCGAAAGTTTCGTAATCTTGAGGTGACAGTTGACCCGCCCAAGAATCAAACATTTGCACGACTTGAGCGCCACAGTCAATTTGGTAGCGAACGTAAATGGCGATCGCATCTGCTAGTTTTTCTAGTAGCTGGTGCAATACTGTCGGGTTAGAAAATGCCATCCCCTTAATAATGGAATAGGTTTTAGAACCTTTTCCTTCAACTGCATAGGCTGCAAGCGTCCACGGCGCACCGACAAAGCCTAAAACTGTAGCTCTATTCCCGACTTCGGCTCGAAGTGCCTGTAATATTTCTTTAATAAAAGGTAAGGATTCTGCTGGTTCTAACTGGCGCAAAGATTCAATTTGCTCTTGAGTCCGAATCGGCGAGTGAATAATTGGTCCCTTGCCTTCCGCAATGTCCATGTCAATTCCCAAACCAGGCAACGGCGTGACAATATCGGAAAATAAAATTACGCCATCTGGTTGAAAAGCTCTCCAGGGTTGCAAAGAGACC from Chroococcidiopsis sp. SAG 2025 harbors:
- a CDS encoding DMT family transporter, encoding MQRLKSRFQSSTQNAIFGLFALALIWGYNWVQMKVAVEYSPPFTFAILRIVLGALSLFLVMAWLKKPLFPQVVGGTFLLGLLQTSGLYGLATWALVSGGAGKTAVLVYTMPFWTLILAWVLLKERVRTIQWIAIALSFAGLLLILEPQQLDGTVFSKVLAVLAGICWAGGVIVAKKLQQKHNLDLLSLTAWQTLFGAIPLLFVVFLVPSQPIVWSTEFVVALVYNVIPGTAIAMVLWLYILNHLSASTAGLGMLMNPVVGVLTAWLQLGEQPGLTESVGMLLIISALAFNVNSLQKTK
- a CDS encoding four helix bundle protein, translating into MQINSYRDLKVWQAGMNLVFEVYRITQKFPKYEVYGLSSPVQRAAVSIPSNIAEGHTRESTKEYLQSLSIALGSLAELETQLMLAQRLLYIEVEDLELALSKTDSISRVLRGLQKSLKAKL
- a CDS encoding SulP family inorganic anion transporter, which codes for MQLTNKIRFRNLQLTNRIHFRNLRGDIFGGVTNAIVSLPIALAFGVASGLGPVAGLYGSICVGFFASLFGGTPTQISEPTGPTTVFMTAIISAMIARNPEDGLAMAFTVVMLSGVFQILFGVFRLGKYIILMPYSVVSGFMSGIGAILIILQIPPFLGHEAPKGGLIGTLQNLPYLLSNLNPAETGLAALTMVVIFFLPHRIKHFIPPQLAALVIGTIISFTLLQNMDLRRIGEIPSGLPTLYLPTFTPAQTVQMFVDAAMLGMLGSIDALLTSVIADSMTRTQTQEDRELVGQGVGNLVAGLCGGLPGSGATMGTVINVQVGARTALAGLLRAVLMLVVVLWLADLAENIPMAVLAGIAFAVGIEMLDWNFLKRAHKVSWKSTLIMYGVLLMTVFLDLMVAAGVGMFIANLLTIEQLSHLQAQRIKAVCGADDSVPLNLEEKELLNLADGRVSLFYMGGPMLFGVAKTIAREHLSIKRCDTLVMDLSDVPYLDETAALVIEAAIKDSQAKGSQVFIVGAVGKVKHLLESLGILNLVPYDNLFLDRTDALKQAVVVDVAEIGLDVAEIGLRTG
- a CDS encoding VOC family protein; protein product: MTTPSTLAPGNLRRVHHIALNVKDMQASRHFYSHILGLHELTGDEIPSTLIDLVAQGKVANFVTPDGTVLDLFWEPELTPPDPDPERSFTRAYHLAFDIDPQLFDRAVEVLRDHQIAIAHGPVSRPTGRGVYCYDPDGFMVEIRCDPV
- the hemE gene encoding uroporphyrinogen decarboxylase, with amino-acid sequence MVVATQVPHLLRAARGEEVDRPPVWMMRQAGRYMKAYRDLREKYPSFRERSEIPEVAIEVSLQPWRAFQPDGVILFSDIVTPLPGLGIDMDIAEGKGPIIHSPIRTQEQIESLRQLEPAESLPFIKEILQALRAEVGNRATVLGFVGAPWTLAAYAVEGKGSKTYSIIKGMAFSNPTVLHQLLEKLADAIAIYVRYQIDCGAQVVQMFDSWAGQLSPQDYETFALPYQQRVFQQVKQTHPDTPLILLVAESAGLLERMARSGADLISVDWTVDMADARARLGNKIGVQGNLDPGVLFGSHEFIRDRIYDTVKKAGTRGHILNLGHGVLPDTPEENVRFFFETAKQISY